In a single window of the Drosophila albomicans strain 15112-1751.03 chromosome 3, ASM965048v2, whole genome shotgun sequence genome:
- the LOC117566959 gene encoding uncharacterized protein LOC117566959 isoform X2: MIVQFKCLGLALLLVSLVPNESSAYQPGSGLSAHATYASNARAQEQLAPIYDRDAPCPAHYNGLKPYPHDCHRYINCAEGRPSIQTCASGTAFNPSTLVCDQASKRTCESAAQPNRSERLQQLDAEPKCAPGLTGLQPHPYDCSKFLNCANGQTYVQSCGPGTAFSPTMLVCDFRHKVQCGDNHNFNGATTAAANGQASDFAVDLSCPPGVRGPHPHPTDPHKYLSCGIGMQPIVQECELSWVFDSNLLTCVSSHRQAHSYSARNDLLCPDGVEGLFVHPFDQTKYLSCKNGKVAVQSCEPQKVFSISRGNCHLKSQLSYSDYVTFMVSDISYEYSLILTHCPDGTSGLHLYPYDAGKYIQCAAGGALTVISCTPSMGYSYTRHSCQLLEHLSRSERVKFWSELVTTSYDQVSQSELSYGQVSYSKLSTCPQSLQGKFAYPFNAAYFVLCQNGQLRVESCPWGTYYSITKRNCLSANQLASHEYLDYSYTSVQLSSNFRQDLSFVVCPENAVGYFLHPFDCNKYFSCRGQQTFIKSCAEGKVFSISQRICVDTSRLAAYFDRVDYLERTTDELYQQSQQTAVESGGYAQSGSSRLVETHSSPKCAPGVSGLQTHPYDCTKFLNCANGQTYIQDCGPGTAFSPSLKVCDFKHKVDCGANHYGENSSNGYYQQSVAGSGAYDQFGSGRLVETHSTPKCAPGVSGLQPHPYDCTKFLNCANGQTFIQDCGPGTAFSPNLKVCDYKHKVDCGANRLNTSLNNGASSGAAAALRCQPGAQGLHPHPTDPQKYLRCGIGTQPIVEQCHLAEVFDSKSLSCIPSRTLDQNSSAGTSYLLCPDGVEGWFAHPFDQTKYLSCKGKLVTVQSCNSGQVFSISRGYCHPKSQLIYSDYVAYIVSEISQDYSLILHNCPAGTEGLHLYPYDASKYLRCSSGGKMSLHSCDPNLAYSFKQRACRSIEHLDAGERVKFISEMIIAGTFIYTDTQSSLLACPRSLEGKFAYPFNAAYFVHCQGGVLQLKSCPRYTYYSLAKRDCFAGQQLTQHEFLDYSYTNVQLSSNFMQDFKLVVCPDNADGYFLHPFDSSKYFSCGNRQTFIERCELGKFFSISQRRCVAKNQLSAAYDRVEFEYTQVDQHRQSKVDSSHQEISCPYGVRGLHPHPYDCAQFLNCADGHTSVQHCSPGTAFNAAALVCQFINIVDCGDRSLNGAGNVTSTHFGSVESSGSTVGPYCPPGYRGLRPHASDPRKYQKCGIDVQPIVEECGLDEIFDPHTLNCSPVGLNYGPIQPTQRPSLPRNDLLCPDGTEGLFVHPFDQTKFLNCKGNRVAIQNCISNHVFSISKSQCRPKAELQPTDYVGYTVSQISHEYSLELTRCPAGIDGLHLYPFDAGKYVRCDTGGELFVVSCGEGRGFSLIERTCRPYALLQQGDYIRRSSGSVYVENSSFQFTLTACPRSMDGKYAYPYHGAYFVYCQHGEMQVGQCPTGTFFSLSKRVCLPRSQLSSHEFLDYSYTSVQLPTFYGQEITTINCPFNDQGYFLHPFDCTKYLNCLNHRTTIESCDQGHVFSISQRRCVPDAHTLNSNYDRVEYMKAELYQGSRQYSDGSAYNRVSCPSNVYGLHAHPFDAQSYLYCVEGLTEIWKCPANMLFNVAQKVCQATDRLSANEHVTSFGQGQLQHLETISCPRDAVGNFVYPFDCTKYLRCVAGETHLESCPQGQHFSLSQRSCQLQQQVQRSNRVDKSSELKIFYDWWLQIRAANSSRIYCPSGVIGYYPHPTRSDRYLSCSPGSSNSLALILECPAGKVFSIAENNCATREQLLGPNVEYALGNYNWREDLSLEYREPRTHQGSYDQSGSASGIKTTTYQGGDRWSNMNMQRPAGIGFGYPGQQQPSQPPQPHQPAGWSGHGSSYSQQSPTQSVLYVEGSLQPKHAGETARTEQTLNPTTYANGYDTTDFQRTTRKVDVEGSTTPSNWHTQGHSREFHLRHPNMPDPFEKPQHHHNPHHPHHDHNHHQHHNPSHSEHQHSRRFHSQHPNLPNPFADEEQKPQQQDDDEEFLPNPNAEATTPQSVDISFRGDFEDSCEFDCGGGKCVKQSQVCDGVNNCGNRKDESRCDHLGYQLRLTGGNSPNMGRVEVKINGQWGYVCDDNFGLRDADVVCRELGFKMGAAEVRGNSFYVPPERNFNYVMDAVDCRGNETKLKDCDFKGWGVHNCGVDEVVGVVCKVPLLKCPNNLWLCHTSKECIPPAFVCDNTADCADKSDESDAVCKAPVEYRLEGGRSPNEGRLEVKYHGVWGSVCDDDFNMKSAQVACNSLGYYGTPKMEANIFGPGNGPIWLDQVMCQGNETSIDTCSHWNWGEHNCNHTEDVSLRCTAGPRPRQQRLFTKLQPTSANKTAGDASAVSFSDIGLWERSSKALHTPRRCGIFKDDLLDEFAHPEERVVKGSVARRGRHPWQATIRTRGRGGISSHWCGAVVISKRHLLTAAHCLYGHRKGAYFVRVGDHYANIAEHSEVDSFIENWYTHEQFRQPTHMNNDIAVVVLKTPLKFNDYVQPICLPERGAPLTENRTCTISGWGSIKSGVSTPSQELRAAQLPILPDTTCKQLNVYGDAMTEGMFCAGSMDESVDACEGDSGGPLVCSDEDGETLYGIISWGQHCGYQNRPGVYVRVCHYVDWIYEKINQSLMRM, translated from the exons ATGATCGTTCAATTTAAGTGCCTGGGACTGGCGCTTCTTCTGGTGTCGCTGGTC CCAAATGAATCGAGCGCTTATCAACCTGGCAGCGGGTTATCAGCTCATGCGACTTATGCCAGCAATGCGAGAGCTCAAGAGCAGCTGGCGCCCATCTATGATCGTGATGCGCCTTGCCCGGCTCACTATAATGGATTGAAACCATATCCACACGACTGCCATCGCTATATCAACTGCGCCGAGGGTCGTCCGTCGATACAGACATGTGCTTCAGGCACAGCGTTCAATCCCTCGACGCTCGTCTGTGATCAGGCGAGTAAAAGGACGTGCGAAAGTGCCGCTCAACCGAATCGTTCGGAGCGTCTGCAACAACTGGATGCGGAACCCAAGTGCGCACCAGGCTTGACTGGACTGCAGCCACATCCTTACGACTGCAGCAAGTTCCTGAACTGCGCCAATGGACAGACTTATGTACAATCTTGTGGACCTGGCACTGCTTTCAGTCCAACCATGTTGGTCTGTGATTTTAGGCACAAAGTGCAGTGCGGAGATAATCATAATTTCAATGGCGctacaactgctgctgctaacg GTCAAGCAAGTGATTTTGCGGTGGATCTAAGTTGCCCGCCTGGGGTACGAGGTCCGCATCCCCATCCCACTGACCCTCACAAGTATCTCTCCTGTGGAATTGGCATGCAACCCATTGTACAGGAATGTGAGTTGTCTTGGGTATTCGATAGCAATCTTTTGACGTGTGTTTCTAGCCACCGCCAAGCTCATTCCTACT CTGCCCGGAATGATTTACTCTGTCCCGACGGTGTCGAGGGTTTGTTTGTGCATCCCTTCGATCAGACAAAGTATCTCAGCTGTAAAAATGGCAAGGTAGCTGTGCAAAGCTGTGAGCCCCAGAAAGTGTTTAGCATATCGAGAGGCAACTGTCACCTCAAATCTCAGTTGAGCTATAGCGATTATGTGACTTTTATGGTCTCAGATATCAGCTACGAGTATT CATTGATACTGACCCATTGTCCTGATGGCACATCTGGCCTTCATCTTTATCCCTACGATGCTGGCAAGTACATACAATGTGCTGCTGGCGGAGCGTTGACTGTGATCAGCTGTACTCCAAGTATGGGCTACAGTTATACTCGACATAGTTGTCAGCTACTTGAGCACTTGAGTCGCAGCGAACGGGTAAAGTTCTGGTCAGAGTTGGTCACAACCAGCTATGATCAGGTTTCACAATCGGAGCTAAGCTATGGTCAGGTTTCGTACTCCAAGCTGTCGACTTGTCCGCAAAGTCTGCAGGGCAAGTTTGCCTATCCCTTCAATGCGGCTTACTTTGTGCTCTGCCAGAATGGTCAGCTGCGTGTGGAGTCGTGTCCATGGGGCACTTACTATAGCATCACAAAGCGTAATTGCTTGTCGGCCAATCAGTTGGCATCACATGAATATCTGGATTATTCCTACACCAGCGTGCAATTGTCCA GCAACTTTAGGCAAGAcctttcatttgttgtttgtcccGAGAATGCTGTGGGTTACTTTTTGCATCCTTTTGACTGCAATAAATACTTCAGCTGTCGCGGCCAGCAGACTTTCATCAAGAGCTGTGCAGAGGGCAAGGTATTTAGCATCTCACAGCGAATTTGTGTGGATACATCGCGTTTGGCTGCCTACTTTGATCGTGTGGATTATCTGGAAAGAACAACAGATGAGCTTTATCAGCAGAGTCAGCAGACAGCAGTCGAAAGTGGAGGCTATGCTCAGTCTGGATCATCACGTTTAGTGGAGACGCATTCATCACCCAAGTGCGCTCCTGGTGTGTCCGGTTTGCAGACACATCCTTACGATTGCACCAAGTTCCTGAACTGCGCCAATGGCCAGACTTATATACAAGATTGTGGACCTGGCACCGCCTTTAGTCCTTCGCTAAAGGTCTGCGATTTCAAGCATAAAGTGGATTGCGGTGCTAATCATTATGGGGAAAATTCATCGAACGGATATTACCAACAATCAGTAGCTGGAAGTGGAGCATATGACCAGTTTGGCTCAGGTCGTTTGGTAGAAACGCATTCAACACCCAAGTGCGCTCCTGGTGTTTCTGGATTACAGCCACATCCCTACGATTGTACCAAGTTCCTGAATTGCGCCAATGGACAGACTTTTATTCAAGATTGTGGACCCGGAACAGCTTTCAGTCCAAACCTAAAGGTCTGTGATTACAAGCATAAAGTGGATTGCGGTGCAAATCGTTTAAATACATCTTTAAACAACG GAGCTTCAAGTGGTGCTGCGGCTGCTTTAAGATGCCAGCCAGGTGCCCAAGGCTTGCATCCCCATCCCACTGACCCTCAAAAGTATCTTAGATGTGGAATTGGCACCCAGCCTATTGTGGAGCAATGCCATTTGGCTGAGGTATTCGATAGCAAGAGTTTATCTTGCATTCCTAGTCGAACCTTAGATCAAAATTCTT CTGCTGGAACGAGTTATCTGCTCTGTCCTGATGGTGTCGAAGGATGGTTTGCTCATCCCTTCGATCAGACCAAGTATTTGAGTTGCAAAGGCAAATTGGTGACTGTTCAGAGCTGTAATTCCGGTCAGGTGTTTAGCATATCGAGAGGATACTGCCATCCAAAGTCGCAGTTAATCTACAGCGATTATGTGGCCTACATTGTCTCAGAGATCAGTCAAGACTACT CTTTAATACTCCACAATTGTCCTGCTGGCACTGAAGGCCTTCATCTTTATCCCTACGATGCTAGCAAGTATTTGCGCTGTTCATCGGGTGGAAAAATGTCGCTACACAGCTGCGATCCCAATTTGGCATACAGCTTCAAGCAACGAGCTTGTCGCTCTATTGAACATCTTGATGCAGGGGAACGGGTGAAGTTTATCTCAGAGATGATTATTGCCGGTACTTTTATCTACACGGATACACAGAGTTCACTCTTAGCCTGTCCCCGTAGTCTGGAGGGAAAGTTCGCCTATCCCTTCAATGCGGCTTACTTTGTGCACTGTCAGGGAGGTGTTCTGCAATTGAAGTCTTGTCCGCGATACACCTATTACAGTCTGGCCAAGCGTGATTGCTTTGCTGGACAACAGCTGACGCAGCATGAATTCCTGGACTATTCCTACACCAATGTGCAATTGTCTA GCAACTTTATGCAAGACTTTAAGCTTGTAGTGTGTCCCGATAATGCTGATGGTTATTTCCTTCATCCCTTTGACTCCAGCAAGTATTTTAGCTGCGGCAATCGTCAAACCTTCATTGAGCGCTGTGAACTGGGCAAGTTCTTTAGCATCTCGCAGCGGCGTTGTGTGGCTAAAAATCAATTGAGTGCCGCATACGATCGTGTGGAGTTTGAGTACACTCAAGTGGATCAACACCGACAGAGCAAAGTTGATAGCTCACACCAGGAGATAAGTTGTCCTTATGGTGTAAGGGGATTGCATCCGCATCCTTATGACTGCGCCCAGTTTCTAAACTGCGCTGATGGACACACTTCGGTGCAGCATTGTTCACCTGGCACGGCTTTCAATGCAGCCGCTTTGGTCTgtcaattcataaatattgtgGATTGCGGGGACAGAAGCTTAAATGGAGCAGGAAATGTGACTTCCACGCACTTTGGATCAGTTGAATCAAGTGGGTCAACTGTTGGTCCTTATTGCCCACCAGGATATCGCGGCCTACGTCCACATGCCAGCGATCCGCGTAAGTATCAAAAGTGCGGCATTGACGTCCAACCAATTGTGGAGGAATGTGGATTGGATGAGATTTTCGATCCACATACATTGAATTGCTCGCCGGTGGGACTCAATTACGGTCCAATTCAACCTACCCAAAGACCCT CGTTGCCGCGAAACGATCTGCTCTGTCCTGATGGGACTGAAGGTCTTTTTGTGCATCCCTTCGATCAGACCAAGTTCCTTAACTGTAAGGGCAATAGGGTCGCCATACAGAACTGTATTTCCAACCATGTGTTTAGCATATCGAAAAGTCAATGTCGCCCCAAAGCTGAGCTGCAGCCCACTGACTATGTGGGTTACACCGTATCGCAGATTAGTCATGAATATT CCTTGGAGTTAACTCGCTGTCCGGCTGGCATTGATGGTCTGCATCTCTATCCCTTCGATGCGGGCAAATATGTGCGCTGTGATACCGGAGGAGAGCTCTTCGTGGTTAGCTGTGGAGAGGGCAGGGGCTTCAGTCTTATTGAACGTACTTGTCGTCCATATGCGTTGCTGCAACAAGGGGATTACATCAGACGCTCGTCTGGCTCTGTTTATGTCGAGAATTCAAGCTTTCAATTTACTTTGACGGCTTGTCCACGCAGCATGGATGGCAAGTATGCCTATCCTTATCACGGTGCTTACTTTGTCTACTGTCAGCATGGTGAAATGCAGGTGGGCCAATGTCCCACTGGAACCTTCTTCAGTCTGTCCAAACGTGTCTGCCTGCCGCGTTCTCAGCTGTCGTCGCACGAATTCCTCGATTATTCCTACACAAGTGTGCAGTTGCCCA CTTTCTATGGCCAAGAAATTACTACGATTAATTGTCCTTTCAACGATCAGGGTTACTTTTTGCATCCCTTCGATTGCACCAAGTATTTGAATTGCCTCAATCACAGGACTACCATTGAGAGCTGTGATCAGGGACATGTCTTTAGCATCTCGCAGCGACGTTGTGTGCCCGATGCTCATACCTTGAACTCCAACTACGATCGAGTGGAATACATGAAAGCAGAATTGTACCAAGGATCTCGACAATATAGCGATGGAAGTGCTTACAATCGCGTGAGCTGTCCCAGTAATGTGTATGGACTGCATGCACATCCCTTTGATGCCCAAAGCTATCTGTATTGTGTGGAGGGATTGACGGAGATCTGGAAGTGTCCGGCGAACATGCTGTTTAATGTGGCTCAAAAGGTTTGCCAGGCAACTGATCGACTGTCGGCCAACGAACACGTGACCAGCTTTGGCCAAGGACAGCTGCAGCACTTAGAGA cCATCAGTTGTCCCAGAGATGCGGTGGGCAACTTTGTTTATCCCTTCGACTGTACCAAGTACTTGAGATGTGTAGCGGGTGAAACTCATCTGGAGAGTTGTCCGCAGGGCCAACACTTTAGTCTATCGCAACGAAGCTgccagttgcaacaacaagtgcaacgTTCCAATCGTGTCGACAAGAGCAGTGAATTAAAGATCTTTTACGATTGGTGGCTGCAAATTCGTgcggcaaacagcagcagaattTATTGTCCATCTGGAGTAATCGGGTATTATCCGCATCCCACGCGCTCCGATCGTTACTTGAGCTGCTCTCCCGGTTCCTCTAATTCGCTGGCGTTGATCCTTGAGTGTCCCGCAGGAAAAGTTTTTAGCATTGCCGAAAACAATTGTGCAACACGCGAACAGTTGCTCGGTCCCAACGTAGAATATGCATTGGGCAACTACAATTGGCGAGAAGATCTAAGTCTTG AATACCGTGAGCCGCGCACACATCAAGGAAGCTACGATCAGTCAGGTAGTGCTTCAGGCATTAAGACGACAACATATCAAGGTGGTGATCGATGGAGTAACATGAACATGCAGCGACCTGCTGGCATTGGCTTTGGCTATCCcggacagcagcagccttCACAGCCTCCACAACCTCACCAGCCGGCTGGTTGGTCGGGCCACGGAAGCTCCTACAGTCAGCAATCGCCCACGCAAAGCGTGCTCTATGTGGAGGGTTCACTGCAGCCAAAGC ATGCGGGCGAGACGGCGCGCACTGAGCAGACTCTCAATCCCACAACCTATGCCAACGGCTATGACACAACCGACTTTCAGCGGACTACCCGCAAGGTAGATGTCGAAGGCAGCACAACACCAAGTAATTGGCACACGCAGGGTCACAGTCGTGAGTTCCACCTGCGTCATCCAAACATGCCCGATCCGTTCGAAAAGCCGCAACACCATCACAATCCCCATCATCCCCACCATGACCATaaccaccaccaacaccaCAATCCTTCCCATTCCGAGCACCAGCACAGTCGTCGCTTCCACAGCCAGCATCCTAATTTGCCCAATCCCTTCGCTGACGAAGAGCAAAAGCCGCAGCAGCAAGATGATGACGAGGAGTTTCTGCCCAATCCAAATGCTGAAGCCACAACACCACAAAGCGTCGACATTAGCTTTCGCGGCGACTTTGAGGACTCCTGTGAGTTCGATTGTGGCGGCGGCAAGTGTGTAAAGCAATCGCAGGTCTGTGATGGCGTCAACAACTGTGGCAATCGCAAAGATGAGTCCCGCTGTGATCACCTGGGTTATCAGCTAAGGTTAACCGGCGGCAACAGTCCAAACATGGGACGTGTTGAGGTCAAAA TCAATGGTCAATGGGGTTATGTTTGCGATGATAATTTTGGACTACGGGATGCGGACGTTGTGTGCCGGGAACTGGGCTTTAAGATGGGTGCCGCCGAGGTGCGCGGTAACTCATTTTATGTGCCGCCCGAGCGCAACTTCAACTATGTTATGGATGCAGTCGATTGCCGCGGCAATGAGACAAAGCTGAAGGACTGCGACTTCAAGGGTTGGGGTGTTCACAACTGTGGTGTCGATGAGGTTGTCGGCGTTGTCTGCAAGGTGCCGCTGCTCAAGTGCCCCAACAACTTGTGGCTGTGTCACACGTCAAAGGAGTGTATACCTCCAGCCTTTGTGTGTGATAATACTGCTGATTGTGCCGATAAATCAGACGAAAGTGATGCTGTGTGCAAG GCGCCCGTAGAGTACCGCTTAGAGGGTGGAAGGAGTCCAAATGAGGGACGTCTTGAAGTCAAGTACCATGGTGTTTGGGGCAGCGTTTGCGATGAcgattttaatatgaaatccGCTCAAGTGGCCTGCAACTCGCTCGGCTACTACGGCACACCG AAAATGGAAGCCAACATCTTTGGGCCAGGCAACGGACCTATTTGGCTGGATCAAGTGATGTGCCAGGGCAATGAGACGAGCATTGACACGTGCAGCCACTGGAATTGGGGCGAACACAATTGCAATCACACAGAGGATGTCAGTCTGCGTTGCACTGCAGGACCACGACCACGACAGCAGCGACTTTTCACCAAGTTGCAGCCAACGAGCGCAAATAAGACAGCCGGTGATGCAAGTGCAGTTAGTTTCTCCGATATTGGGCTCTGGGAGAGATCGAGCAAGGCGCTGCACACGCCAAGACGCTGCGGGATCTTCAAGGATGATTTGTTGGATGAGTTTGCGCATCCCGAAGAGCGTGTTGTCAAAGGTAGCGTGGCACGTCGTGGTCGCCATCCCTGGCAGGCAACCATACGCACTCGTGGACGTGGCGGCATCTCCAGTCATTGGTGTGGTGCTGTGGTCATCTCGAAGCGACATCTGCTCACTGCTGCCCATTGTCTCTATGGTCATCGGAAGGGCGCTTACTTTGTGCGCGTGGGCGATCATTATGCCAACATTGCCGAGCACTCCGAGGTGGATTCATTCATTGAGAACTGGTACACACACGAACAGTTCCGACAGCCTACGCACATGAACAACGATATTGCCGTTGTGGTGTTGAAGACGCCACTCAAGTTCAACGATTACGTCCAACCGATTTGCCTGCCGGAGCGTGGAGCTCCGCTTACCGAGAACCGCACCTGCACCATCTCCGGCTGGGGCTCCATTAAATCAGGTGTTTCCA CTCCCTCGCAGGAGTTGCGTGCTGCGCAGTTGCCCATTTTGCCGGATACCACCTGCAAGCAACTGAATGTCTACGGCGATGCTATGACTGAGG GCATGTTCTGCGCCGGCTCCATGGATGAGAGCGTCGATGCCTGCGAGGGCGACTCTGGCGGCCCGCTTGTCTGCTCCGACGAGG ATGGCGAGACACTGTACGGCATCATATCGTGGGGTCAACACTGCGGCTATCAGAATCGTCCTGGCGTCTATGTGCGTGTCTGTCACTACGTCGATTGGATCTACGAAAAGATCAATCAAAGTTTAATGCGCATGTAA